In one Shewanella loihica PV-4 genomic region, the following are encoded:
- the tatC gene encoding twin-arginine translocase subunit TatC translates to MSQQQPLISHLLELRNKLLKAIGSVLLVFICLVYWANDIYHYMATPLMQALPESSSMIATDVAAPFFAPFKLTLILAFFIAIPYVLYQIWSFIAPGLYKHEKRLMVPLLASSTILFYLGIAFTYYIVFPVVFGFFTSVAPEGVQVATDISSYLSFVLKLFFAFGLAFEIPIAVILLCWAGVTTVEDLRAKRPYIIVGAFVVGMLLTPPDIISQTMLAVPMLILFEGGLIAARFYSKKDSDEDELSEQDNAE, encoded by the coding sequence ATGTCGCAACAGCAGCCGTTAATCAGCCACTTGCTCGAGTTACGCAACAAGTTGCTCAAAGCCATTGGCAGTGTCCTCCTGGTCTTTATCTGCTTAGTCTACTGGGCAAACGATATCTATCACTACATGGCCACGCCGCTTATGCAGGCGCTACCCGAGTCCAGTAGTATGATTGCGACCGATGTGGCCGCGCCCTTCTTTGCTCCCTTTAAACTGACGCTGATCCTAGCGTTTTTTATCGCCATTCCCTATGTCTTGTACCAGATCTGGTCCTTTATCGCGCCAGGCCTCTACAAGCATGAGAAGCGTCTGATGGTGCCGCTACTGGCCAGCAGCACCATACTCTTCTACCTGGGTATCGCCTTCACCTACTACATAGTATTTCCCGTGGTGTTTGGCTTCTTCACCAGCGTGGCCCCCGAAGGGGTGCAGGTGGCGACCGATATCAGCAGCTACCTGAGCTTTGTGCTTAAGCTGTTCTTCGCCTTCGGTCTGGCGTTCGAGATCCCGATCGCTGTGATCTTGCTCTGTTGGGCGGGGGTTACTACGGTTGAAGATCTCAGGGCGAAACGTCCTTATATTATTGTCGGCGCCTTCGTGGTCGGCATGCTGTTAACGCCGCCAGATATCATCTCACAAACCATGTTGGCCGTGCCTATGCTGATATTGTTTGAGGGGGGATTGATTGCCGCGCGTTTCTACAGTAAAAAGGACTCTGACGAAGACGAGCTCTCCGAGCAAGACAACGCTGAGTAA
- a CDS encoding TatD family hydrolase has product MPSYIDIAVNLVGSPLEQECDTLISDAAAHGVSPLIVIGSSLDESQQAIACIARYPNALYTTAGVHPHHASEWDATSRDRLIQLARQPGVVAIGECGLDYNRDFSPRPKQREAFEAQLALAVELEMPVLMHERDAHEDFAAILQRYRPHLKGALLHCFTGNRASLERYIELDLHLGITGWVCDERRGQELAELVVDIPAERIMIETDSPYLLPRSMRPKPKSSKNKPQYLPYISRVIAQLRGETEEAFARQAYHNSCAFFGLEADYEPL; this is encoded by the coding sequence ATGCCCAGCTACATAGACATAGCTGTCAACCTGGTTGGCAGCCCGTTAGAACAAGAATGTGACACGCTAATCAGTGATGCGGCGGCCCATGGGGTTTCGCCGCTCATTGTTATTGGCTCCAGCCTAGACGAGAGTCAGCAGGCGATCGCCTGCATCGCCCGTTATCCAAACGCCCTCTACACCACGGCGGGAGTGCACCCGCACCATGCCAGCGAGTGGGACGCCACTAGCCGTGATCGACTCATACAGCTGGCTAGGCAGCCAGGCGTTGTGGCCATCGGCGAATGTGGCCTGGACTATAACCGTGATTTCTCGCCCCGACCGAAACAGCGCGAGGCCTTCGAGGCCCAGCTGGCCCTGGCCGTCGAGCTGGAGATGCCTGTGCTGATGCATGAGCGCGATGCCCATGAGGACTTTGCCGCCATACTGCAGCGCTATCGCCCGCATCTGAAGGGTGCTCTACTGCACTGCTTTACCGGCAACCGCGCCAGCCTGGAGCGCTACATAGAGTTAGATTTGCACTTAGGGATCACCGGCTGGGTGTGCGACGAGCGCCGTGGCCAAGAGCTGGCCGAGTTGGTGGTCGACATTCCCGCCGAGCGCATCATGATAGAAACCGACAGTCCCTATCTGCTGCCTCGCAGCATGCGACCCAAGCCGAAATCGAGCAAGAACAAGCCGCAATACCTGCCCTACATCAGCCGGGTCATCGCCCAGCTCAGGGGCGAAACTGAGGAGGCCTTTGCCCGTCAGGCCTATCACAACAGCTGCGCCTTCTTCGGCCTAGAAGCGGACTATGAGCCCCTTTAA
- a CDS encoding sensor domain-containing diguanylate cyclase translates to MSPFKLLLLLITLSFPGFSQGESLLAVNKNQSIELASWLYYVQDDSLTSLEQVSKLSSSHWQRLTPEFNQHLGVEPFWVKISLYNATDTQMRRYLKLGNPHLNRVSLYHLQRGKPTVHLEIGDSYPFSQRPIINNDFLYRFELTPEVVHSFYIRVDTEGSANLPISLLSPDHIVKATETQSLYQGFQLGALMAIGLFSLFIALTSRSYSYSYYSGYVLSVTLLVATLHGLSFRYLWPNWPVLQAVMIPILIPIALTFVLMFSEKVLQLKYHNLKMLRLCRYSAATGLFLTLVTPFLSYSVALKVNIVAVLITTSMLMLIALLLSLRGHKLARLYTLAWSGMLIGSFVTAMMYLGVIYLPIMHQTPIMVGLSFEIVFMAAVLAIRYNDERKAKLKIQQEALLQAQRIRQAREEALQIEADSNERLEQMVQERTLELEIALRELNEANQKLTEQNTVDSLTGVKNRAAFEKRLQAEGRLSRRQQTPLAILMIDIDRFKAINDTYGHLAGDQALKTIAQALKEKLRRPSDLVSRFGGEEFAMILPNTSCDGALQVAELMRSTVSELPLAWGEQAIPLTISIGICAEVIVDDQHTQLLVDQADKALYRAKHEGRNRVCVYSPELEE, encoded by the coding sequence ATGAGCCCCTTTAAGCTGTTGTTACTGCTGATCACCCTGAGCTTCCCCGGCTTTAGCCAAGGGGAGTCGCTGCTGGCGGTCAATAAAAACCAGTCTATCGAGCTCGCCTCCTGGCTCTATTATGTGCAAGATGATTCGCTGACCAGCCTGGAGCAGGTCAGCAAGCTAAGCTCCAGCCACTGGCAACGACTGACCCCGGAATTTAACCAGCACCTGGGGGTAGAGCCTTTCTGGGTCAAGATAAGCCTCTACAACGCCACTGATACCCAGATGCGGCGCTACCTTAAGCTGGGCAACCCGCACCTGAATAGGGTCAGCCTGTACCACCTACAGAGAGGTAAGCCGACAGTTCACCTGGAGATTGGCGACAGCTATCCGTTCAGCCAACGGCCCATCATCAACAACGATTTCCTCTATCGTTTCGAACTGACGCCCGAGGTAGTGCACAGCTTCTATATTCGGGTCGATACCGAGGGCAGTGCTAACCTGCCCATCTCCCTGCTGTCGCCGGACCATATCGTCAAGGCCACGGAGACACAGTCCCTCTATCAGGGATTCCAGCTGGGCGCCCTGATGGCGATTGGCCTGTTTAGCCTGTTTATCGCACTCACCTCGCGCTCCTACAGCTACAGCTATTACTCTGGCTATGTGTTGTCGGTGACCCTCTTGGTGGCCACCCTTCACGGCCTGTCGTTCCGTTATCTCTGGCCTAACTGGCCCGTGTTGCAGGCGGTGATGATCCCCATACTGATCCCGATCGCCCTCACCTTCGTGCTGATGTTTTCCGAGAAGGTGCTGCAGCTCAAGTACCACAACCTCAAGATGTTGAGGCTCTGTCGCTACAGCGCCGCTACCGGGCTGTTTCTCACCTTGGTCACGCCGTTTTTAAGCTACTCTGTGGCCCTCAAGGTCAACATAGTCGCCGTGCTGATCACCACCAGTATGTTGATGCTGATCGCCCTGCTGCTGAGCCTACGAGGCCATAAGTTGGCCAGGCTCTACACCCTGGCCTGGTCTGGGATGCTTATCGGCTCCTTCGTCACCGCCATGATGTATCTGGGGGTCATCTACCTGCCCATCATGCATCAGACACCGATAATGGTCGGCCTGAGCTTCGAAATCGTCTTTATGGCGGCGGTATTGGCGATTCGCTACAACGACGAGCGTAAGGCCAAGCTCAAGATCCAGCAGGAAGCCTTGCTGCAGGCCCAGCGGATCCGTCAGGCCCGGGAAGAGGCGCTGCAGATCGAGGCCGACAGCAACGAACGCCTGGAGCAGATGGTGCAGGAGCGCACGTTAGAGCTCGAGATCGCACTTCGAGAATTAAATGAGGCCAACCAGAAACTTACCGAACAAAACACGGTCGATAGTCTCACAGGTGTGAAAAACCGCGCCGCCTTCGAGAAACGCCTGCAGGCCGAAGGCCGCCTGAGTCGTCGTCAACAGACGCCGCTGGCGATCCTCATGATAGATATCGACCGCTTCAAGGCGATAAACGACACCTATGGCCACCTTGCCGGGGATCAGGCGCTCAAGACCATAGCCCAGGCGTTAAAGGAAAAATTAAGACGCCCAAGTGATCTGGTATCACGTTTCGGTGGTGAAGAGTTTGCTATGATACTGCCTAATACCTCCTGTGACGGGGCGCTACAGGTGGCGGAGCTGATGCGCAGCACCGTCAGTGAGTTGCCGCTGGCATGGGGAGAGCAGGCTATTCCGCTCACCATCAGTATCGGGATCTGCGCCGAAGTGATCGTCGATGATCAGCACACTCAGCTGCTGGTCGACCAGGCAGACAAGGCACTCTATCGTGCCAAGCATGAGGGCCGAAATCGCGTTTGCGTCTATTCGCCCGAACTCGAAGAATAA
- the hemB gene encoding porphobilinogen synthase — MNIITSAFPQRRMRRMRKHDFSRRLMAENQLSVNDLIYPMFVLEGNNRTEQVASMPGIERYSIDLLLKEAEELVKLGIPLVALFPVTPAEKKTLMAEEAYNADALAQRAVRALKEAFPQLGVMTDVALDPFTTHGQDGIIDEDGYILNDITTEILVKQALSHAEAGADIVAPSDMMDGRIGAIRQALEAAGHVNTQIMAYSAKYSSNYYGPFRDAVGSAGNLKGGNKHSYQMDPANSDEALHEVALDIQEGADMVMVKPGMPYLDIVNRVKTELAVPTFAYQVSGEYAMHMAAIENGWLAEKAIVMESLLCFKRAGADGILTYFAKRAAQWLKEADNK, encoded by the coding sequence GTGAACATCATTACCAGTGCTTTTCCTCAGCGCAGAATGCGCCGCATGCGTAAACACGATTTTAGTCGCCGTCTGATGGCCGAAAACCAGCTGTCGGTAAACGACTTGATCTACCCTATGTTCGTGCTCGAAGGTAATAACCGTACTGAGCAGGTCGCTTCAATGCCTGGCATCGAGCGCTACTCAATAGATCTATTGCTCAAGGAAGCGGAAGAACTCGTTAAGCTGGGGATCCCTCTGGTGGCCCTGTTCCCTGTGACCCCAGCCGAGAAGAAGACCCTGATGGCCGAAGAGGCCTACAACGCCGACGCACTGGCGCAGCGCGCGGTTCGCGCCCTGAAAGAAGCCTTCCCACAACTTGGGGTGATGACAGACGTGGCGCTGGATCCCTTCACCACCCATGGTCAAGACGGCATCATTGACGAAGACGGCTATATCCTGAACGACATCACCACAGAGATCTTGGTGAAGCAGGCCCTGTCTCACGCCGAGGCCGGTGCCGATATCGTGGCGCCATCGGACATGATGGATGGCCGTATCGGCGCGATTCGTCAGGCGCTGGAAGCAGCGGGTCACGTAAACACCCAGATCATGGCGTATTCGGCCAAGTACTCCTCTAACTACTATGGTCCCTTCCGTGATGCGGTCGGCTCTGCCGGCAACCTCAAGGGCGGCAACAAGCACAGCTACCAGATGGATCCGGCCAACAGCGACGAAGCCCTGCACGAGGTCGCCCTAGATATTCAGGAAGGCGCCGACATGGTGATGGTTAAGCCTGGCATGCCATACCTGGATATCGTTAACCGCGTCAAGACAGAGCTGGCCGTACCGACCTTCGCCTATCAGGTGAGCGGTGAGTATGCCATGCACATGGCGGCCATCGAGAATGGCTGGCTGGCCGAGAAGGCGATCGTGATGGAATCACTGCTCTGCTTCAAGCGCGCCGGTGCCGATGGCATCCTAACTTACTTCGCCAAGCGTGCCGCACAGTGGCTGAAGGAAGCCGATAACAAGTAA
- the ubiA gene encoding 4-hydroxybenzoate octaprenyltransferase, protein MSLRDKLDAYLRLARMDRPIGTFLLLWPCLMALVLAAGGMPDLKVLIIFVIGVVVMRACGCIINDYADRKLDSHVERTKSRPLASGEVTVKEALILFVVMGLLAFGLVLMLNPLVVQLSFVGIILTIIYPFTKRFTNMPQMFLGVVWSWSIPMAYAAQLGTVPVEAWWLFAANWCWTVAYDTMYAMVDRDDDLKVGIKSTAILFGRFDRQIIGLFQLAALGCFIMAGLSADRGLVFALGILTFIGFGLYQQKLIFDRERAPCLQAFLNNNWAGMVLFVTLGADYLI, encoded by the coding sequence ATGAGCTTAAGGGATAAATTGGACGCCTATTTGCGTCTGGCGCGGATGGATAGACCCATAGGTACCTTCCTGCTGCTGTGGCCATGTTTGATGGCATTGGTGTTGGCTGCCGGCGGCATGCCGGATCTTAAGGTGTTGATCATCTTCGTTATCGGTGTGGTGGTGATGCGCGCCTGTGGCTGTATCATCAACGACTATGCCGATCGTAAGTTGGACTCACATGTGGAGCGCACCAAGAGCCGGCCCCTGGCCAGCGGCGAGGTGACGGTCAAAGAGGCGCTTATCCTGTTCGTGGTGATGGGCCTGCTGGCCTTTGGCTTGGTGCTGATGCTCAACCCGCTGGTGGTGCAACTCTCCTTCGTCGGTATCATACTGACCATCATCTACCCCTTTACCAAACGTTTCACCAACATGCCGCAGATGTTCCTCGGCGTGGTGTGGAGCTGGTCGATCCCCATGGCCTATGCGGCGCAGCTAGGCACAGTGCCGGTAGAAGCCTGGTGGCTGTTTGCCGCCAACTGGTGCTGGACAGTGGCCTACGACACCATGTATGCCATGGTGGACAGAGACGATGATCTCAAGGTGGGCATCAAGTCGACGGCGATCCTCTTTGGCCGCTTCGACCGGCAGATCATCGGCCTGTTTCAGCTGGCCGCCCTGGGCTGTTTCATCATGGCGGGGCTCAGCGCCGATCGCGGCCTGGTCTTCGCCTTGGGGATCCTCACCTTCATCGGCTTCGGTCTCTACCAGCAGAAGTTGATCTTCGATCGCGAACGCGCCCCCTGCCTGCAAGCCTTCTTAAATAACAACTGGGCCGGTATGGTGCTCTTCGTGACCCTGGGCGCCGATTATCTCATCTAA